TGAGGTGCAAGCGAACTACGAATGTGGCATAGGGATAGAGACGTTTGCGGATTTGAAAGTCGGTGATGTTCTTGAATGTTATGTTCACGAACACATCGCGCGCTCACTGTCGTAAATCGGTTCTGTTCCTATAGTAGCGTATTTTCATAAGCCGTGCGGTCGTCCATCGCACCCACAATTAACTGACACTTTCATGCACATTGGTGTTTGTAAAATTCGTCTCCGAATCCCGGAAAGCCACTCACTGAAAGCGAAACGCCGGGTTGTCAAAAGTCTCATCGCGAGACTCAAAAACCGCTTCAACATTGCTATCGCTGAAGTTGAAGCATTGGAGGCGCATCAGTTCGCCATATTAGCTGCCGTTTCAGTTTCCAACGATGTTGTACATCTGAATAAGATTATCTCGCATCTCATCTCTTTTATTGAGACGAATGCCGATGCTGAATTAGTAGATTACGAAACGGAGTTTTTCTTTTGATAAAATTTGCATGCAAGAGGTAGAATTGATATGGTAGAAAATAGAAGACAAGATCGGGTAGGTGCCCTCATTCAGCGAGAATTAAGCGAACTTATCCAACGCTCTGTTAAGGATCCGCGCGTCGCGTTTTGCACTGTCACACAGGCATCCATGTCCCCGGATCTGAAGTATGTGGATGTGAAGGTGAGCGTTATCGGCGATGAGGAGCAGAAAAGCAAGACGCTTGCAGGTTTAAAGAGTGCAGCAGGCTTCCTGAGACGTGAGATTGGAAATCGTCTGACGCTTCGGTATTCGCCGGAGCTTCGTTTCGCTATAGATGAATCCGCTGACTATCTCTTTAAAATAGATGGGCTTCTCAAGTCTGTGACGACTGAAGACGAAACTACGTGATAGACCCAAGCCTAAAGACTTGGGCTTCTGCAAAGTTGTTTTTCTTTACAGAAGCATTCGTGGACCTCAAACGACATTGCTTTTGTTTTGAGAATGTCGGATCGGAGTCGAAAAGGTAAGCCATGCANNNNNNNNNNNNNNNNNNNNNNNNNNNNNNNNNNNNNNNNNNNNNNNNNNNNNNNNNNNNNNNNNNNNNNNNNNNNNNNNNNNNNNNNNNNNNNNNNNNNNNNNNNNNNNNNNNNNNNNNNNNNNNNNNNNNNNNNNNNNNNNNNNNNNNNNNNNNNNNNNNNNNNNNNNNNNNNNNNNNNNNNNNNNNNNNNNNNNNNNNNNNNNNNNNNNNNNNNNNNNNNNNNNNNNNNNNNNNNNNNNNNNNNATGCCGAATACACTCCTATTAAACCACATTTTAGACTGAATGTCAAGGAAAAAATGAACGTTTTGGTCCTTTCCAAGAGGGCGGTGTCGTAGGAAAATCAGGCATCTGCAACGAAGTGGCAGATGGTAACGGTTTCGTTGGAGAACCGACCGAAGGAAACCCAACGAAACCCCCGATTTTCCTAAACATCCCAAACCTAAAGGATTGGGTTTTGACACCGAAGTTAGATAAGAAACGCAGCGATGCTTCATGAACACCCTACAGATGGATAATACACACGAATACCAAGCACTCCTTACCTTATTTGACCAATACCATACCTTCGCGCTTTCAACGCACATTAATCCCGATGGTGATGCAATCGGTTCCGAATTGGGACTTTACCTTTTCCTTAGAAAATTGGGTAAATCCGTAAAGATATTTAACTCGGATGTCGTCCCACCTAACTACCGATTCCTCCCGTTTTGGGATAGCATTGAGAACACGCATTCCGTTGGAACATATCGTCCTGAAGTGTTGATTGTGTTAGACGCAAGTACCCTGGAGCGAATTGGAAAGGGACTTTCCCGATCCTTGTATCCTATACACAACCTCATTAACATTGACCATCACGCCACTGCAGAGGCATTCGGCGACATTAACCTCATTGTCCCTACAGCTTCTTCCACTTCAGAGATCGTTTACAAACTCATTAAACACCATCAACTCCCGATATGCGAAGCGTGTGCGCTTTGTCTCTACACAGGGTTGATGTTTGATACCGGCTGTTTTCGACATAGTAATACCACAGCCGAGACCCATCAAATTGCCGCAGAATTAATTGGGATTGGCGGCTTCACTCCGGATGAAGTCTATCGGAATGTCTATGAACAGGTCCCTGTTGCTAAAATGCACCTGTTGAGTGAGGTCCTCAGTACGTTGCAAATAACAGATGATGGAAAGATAGCATCGGTGTATGCAACACAAGCAATGTTTCGCAAAACTGGAACGGCTGCTGATGCGGTGGAGGGTGTTGTGAATCAGATCCAAGCCATTGCGGGTGTTGAGGTGGCACTCTGTGTGTCTGAGATGACGAATCGAAGTACAAAAGTGAGCCTGCGAAGCCAGGAATACGTTGATGTGAGTCAACTTGCCGCAGAGTTTCAAGGTGGCGGACACGCCCGCGCCGCAGGATGCCGGATTGCCATGCCCTACCCATTAGCCATTGCCACCCTTGTTCAAGCTTCACAACGCTACATTGATCCAAATCATCTGAGATATGGTGATTGCCAGAAGGATTGAGCAACGTGGAAAATGCCGGTAGTGGGAGCGATTCACAGGTCGCAATCACATCTTATAATCTGACGGATATAGTTGAATTTGACAGAGAGACGGCTGTCACTTTCGGTGTGTTTGATGGAATCCATCTTGGACACCAAGCCGTTATTAATGCCCTTCTTAAACGCGCTGCGCATGATAACCTTACGAGTGTATTGGTTGGTTTCTACCCACACCCACTTGCCTTCCTGGCTCCAGAGCGGTGCCCCGCTATCCTGACCCCCCTCTCCAAGCGTGTCGAAATACTTCACCAATTTGGTGTTGATGAGATCGTCATGCTCAGTTTTGATGCCCAGATTGCATCAATGTCTCCTGAATCCTTTGTAGCGCGCGTGCTTTTAGATAAATGTCGAGCAAAACACATCGTTGTTGGATATGCGTGCCAATTTGGAAAAAATCGGGGCGGCAATGCAGAACGATTGGTGGAACTTAGCAAGGAATATGCATTTGATGTTTCTATCGTGCCTCCGACAGAAGTCGATGGAGCTCCCGTCCATAGCACTCGGATCCGAGAAGCACTCGCACAAGGTGATCTTCAGCAGAGTTCCGAGTTATTGGGACGCCCCTATTCCTTGATCGGCACTGTCGTTCATGGTGAGGGACGTGGCAGGGAAATTGGGTTTCCTACTGCGAATATAGAGACCCAGAATCAAGTCTATCCGCCTAATGGTGTTTATGCTATCCGGGCAAAGTTAGAGGAACGGTGGTTGGACGGGGTATTGAATATCGGCATGCGTCCTACGTTTAACGGTGTAAATATTCAGGTGGAGGGACACTTCTTCAATTTTGATGAAATTATCTACGGTAAATGCGTAGAAATATTCTTCGTGGAGAAGATTAGAAGTGAAAAGAAATTCGCACGTCCAGAATTTCTGATTCAACAGATACACCGCGACATCGCAGCAGCGACGGAAATTCTCGCGTCGCCGACTTCCTCGTAGGTGATGCTCTTTAAACGTAGGTGTCACCAAAGGATGATGAGTTTAATTTGAATTTTGCGTTGATTTGTGATATTATATATGTATCAAATATAGGTAGAGAAGGGAACGATCTCCCGAATGCGACTTAGTTTTCATCCATAGATAATGTTTTATCAAGCCCGGATGTCTCGTCGTATTACCTTTACGAGATATCTCGCCTTGGATTTAGCAAGTTTCGTAAACTTGCTATAACAAAAGTGAGTTGTTCCACCCAAAGGAGGTGACGTAATTGGCAATTGATGCAGCAGAGAAGAAGGAATTAATCCAAAAGTACCAGACCCATCAACAAGACACTGGTTCCCCGGAGACTCAAGTGGCAATTTTGAATGCGCGTATTAAACAGTTGACTACGCATTTTCAGACCCACCGAAAAGACTATCACTCGCGCCATGGGCTTTTCCGATTGGTTGGCAAGCAGCGCCGCTTGTTACGGTATCTTTACAAGAAAGACGCAACACGCTATTACCGTTTAATTAATGAGCTTGGAATTCGTGACACTATCGGATCGAGGAGGAGTTAGATTTTATACGGGTACCGAGCGAGTTTGTCGTCTCGGTGCCAAGCGGGCCCACACCAGTCTTATCTTGCGATACATGTCGTAGGAATTGTCAGAGCGGTATTGTATGATGTTTAAAGATTAGACACATTGCTTGCAAATCGACGAGACTTTTCCGGTGACGGCTGTTCTTAACCGCTTTTTACAGTCTATACTTGGTGACACGACGAAATAAATAGGAAATACAGGAGTAGTATATAGAATGAAAGTTGAAATGCAACTTGGGAGCGAAAAGTTATCAATTGAAACCGGAAAAGTTGCGAAACAGGCAGATGGTGCCGTTTGGGTGCAATACGGTGGAACGGTTGTTTTAGTCACGGTGGTAGCCGATGATGCTGAACATGACCTCGATTTCTTTCCTTTAACCGTAGATTACCGTGAAAGGGCATACGCCACTGGAAGGATACCGACAGTTTACGGTAGGCGCGAACCACGTCCAGGAACATCAGAACAGTTGGTCGCTCGTTTAATTGACCACTGCATTCGCCCTCTCTTTCCAAAGGACTTTAAAGCTGAAGTACAAGTTTTATGTAACGTGTTTTCATCGGATGGTATTCATCCAGCAGATGTTCCTGCTCTTATCGGAACCTCTGCGGCATTGTCGATTTCCGATATCCCCTTTAATGGACCCGTTGCTGCTGTCACCGTCGGAAAAGTTGAAGACCGGGTAATCATCAACCCGACTTACGAAGAGTTGCACGCCTCAAGTATAGAATTGTTCGTCAGTGGCAAAGCGGATGCCGTTATGTCTGTCGAAGGTGGTGGACATGAAATCCCTGAAGATGAAGTCATTGAAACAATTATCACCGCCCACACGCAGATACAAGAAATCATCAAACTTCAAGAGGGGTTAGCTGCGGGTTGTAGTAACACAAAACGCGACTATGCCTCTAAAAGTGTCAAGTCTGACCTGAGTAGTCGTGTTCGAGATCTCGCGACGACCCGTATTCGGGAATCGATCGGGATGTCAGACAAGAAGTCGCGTGAGGATTACCTCGAACAGGTGCAGACAGAAGTACTCTCAGAAATTCTTGAGGATACACCAGAGGAAGTCGATCCGAATGCAACAAAAGATACCATCACCATCTTAAGTGAAATCGAAAAAGAAGAGATGCGTGAAGCGATTCTTACGCAGGGGAAACGTGTTGATGGTCGAGGTGTAACCGACATTCGCCCGATTTCAGGAGAAGTGGCATTACTTCCACACACTCACGGCTCCGCTTTGTTTAGCAGAGGGCAAACACAGGCACTCTGTGTAACAACACTCGGTACATCCGGTGATGAAGATGTACAACGCGGTCTTGATGGCGAAGTAAGACGCTCCTTCTTTTTACATTATAACTTCCCACCCTTCAGTACGGGGGAAGTCAAACGCATGATGGGACCCGGGCGCCGCGAAATCGGACACGGGGCACTCGCGCAAAAGGCACTGGAACCGGTCATCCCGGATAAAGAAGATTTTCATTATACCATTCGAATCGTCTCTGAGATTTTGGAATCTAACGCCTCATCTTCAATGGCAACTGTCTGCGGTGCAACACTCGCACTGTTAGATGCAGGTGTCCCACTTAAAAGACCCGTTGCGGGGATCGGTGTCGGTCTTATCAAGGAAGGTGAACAGGAAGCCATCCTTACCGATATGCTCGGAACTGAAGACTTTCTCGGCGATATGGACTTCAAAGTAGCCGGAACCAGTGAAGGTGTCACGGCTATACAGATGGACATCAAGATTGAGGGTGTTACGCCTGAGTTGATGCGTCGGGCAATTCATCAGGCAAGAGAGGCGCGTCTTTCAGTCATCGAACAGATGAATGCTGTCATAGCTGAACCGCGTGCGGAGTTGTCCCCCTACGCCCCTCGCATTTATTCTCTCCAAATTGCGCAGCAGAAGATCAAAGATCTCATTGGTCCGCGTGGTAAAACTGTGCAGGGCATCCAAGAAGAAACAAACACGACCATCAATATCGAAGATGATGGGACTGTCGAAGTTGCTGCGACAAGCGCAGAAGATGTGAAACGTGCAGAAGAGAAGATTCGGGCAATCACCGCTATGCCTGAGATTGGCAAGGAATACACCGGTAAGGTGGTCCGCACGGCACCCTTTGGAGCGTTTGTTGAAATCCTGCCCGGTAAAGATGGACTTGTTCATATTTCACAGATGGGAGACGGATATGTCCGTCGCGCAGAGGATGTTATGCAGGTTGGTGACGAGGTTACCGTTCGCATTCTCACGATTGACGACCAGGATCGCGTAGATCTGACACTTGTTGCCGCAGGTGGTGTCCCTGTTGCGGAACTGAATATTGGATCAGATGACGATCGCGGCGAGGTCGGATCCGATTGGAATGCTTCCAGAGAATCCCGAGACTCCGGTGGGCGCTCTAACTACCGTGATAATCGTGATAACCGTGATAATCGTGATAATCGTGATAATCGTGATAATCGTGATTACCGTGACAGACGTTCTAATGACTCACGCGAACGGCGCGGGAATCGCTATGATCAACGTGACAATTCTCGCGATTTCCGGAATCAACGCTCACCGCGCATTCCCAAAGGGCGTTCTCGGTAGTACAAAACGCATTGTAACAACCAACTCACATAGAAATCGAAGTAGGGTGAAGGGCAGTTCCTTTACCCTATTTTTATATTTAAGCCCCAATACCATTGGCTTTCGGTAATTGATCTTGTAGTCAAATCGGATTAAATATTTTGCATG
This region of Candidatus Poribacteria bacterium genomic DNA includes:
- a CDS encoding bifunctional oligoribonuclease/PAP phosphatase NrnA, which gives rise to MDNTHEYQALLTLFDQYHTFALSTHINPDGDAIGSELGLYLFLRKLGKSVKIFNSDVVPPNYRFLPFWDSIENTHSVGTYRPEVLIVLDASTLERIGKGLSRSLYPIHNLINIDHHATAEAFGDINLIVPTASSTSEIVYKLIKHHQLPICEACALCLYTGLMFDTGCFRHSNTTAETHQIAAELIGIGGFTPDEVYRNVYEQVPVAKMHLLSEVLSTLQITDDGKIASVYATQAMFRKTGTAADAVEGVVNQIQAIAGVEVALCVSEMTNRSTKVSLRSQEYVDVSQLAAEFQGGGHARAAGCRIAMPYPLAIATLVQASQRYIDPNHLRYGDCQKD
- the rbfA gene encoding 30S ribosome-binding factor RbfA produces the protein MVENRRQDRVGALIQRELSELIQRSVKDPRVAFCTVTQASMSPDLKYVDVKVSVIGDEEQKSKTLAGLKSAAGFLRREIGNRLTLRYSPELRFAIDESADYLFKIDGLLKSVTTEDETT
- the rpsO gene encoding 30S ribosomal protein S15; its protein translation is MAIDAAEKKELIQKYQTHQQDTGSPETQVAILNARIKQLTTHFQTHRKDYHSRHGLFRLVGKQRRLLRYLYKKDATRYYRLINELGIRDTIGSRRS
- a CDS encoding bifunctional riboflavin kinase/FAD synthetase, with translation MPEGLSNVENAGSGSDSQVAITSYNLTDIVEFDRETAVTFGVFDGIHLGHQAVINALLKRAAHDNLTSVLVGFYPHPLAFLAPERCPAILTPLSKRVEILHQFGVDEIVMLSFDAQIASMSPESFVARVLLDKCRAKHIVVGYACQFGKNRGGNAERLVELSKEYAFDVSIVPPTEVDGAPVHSTRIREALAQGDLQQSSELLGRPYSLIGTVVHGEGRGREIGFPTANIETQNQVYPPNGVYAIRAKLEERWLDGVLNIGMRPTFNGVNIQVEGHFFNFDEIIYGKCVEIFFVEKIRSEKKFARPEFLIQQIHRDIAAATEILASPTSS
- a CDS encoding DUF503 domain-containing protein, with product MHIGVCKIRLRIPESHSLKAKRRVVKSLIARLKNRFNIAIAEVEALEAHQFAILAAVSVSNDVVHLNKIISHLISFIETNADAELVDYETEFFF
- the pnp gene encoding polyribonucleotide nucleotidyltransferase, whose product is MKVEMQLGSEKLSIETGKVAKQADGAVWVQYGGTVVLVTVVADDAEHDLDFFPLTVDYRERAYATGRIPTVYGRREPRPGTSEQLVARLIDHCIRPLFPKDFKAEVQVLCNVFSSDGIHPADVPALIGTSAALSISDIPFNGPVAAVTVGKVEDRVIINPTYEELHASSIELFVSGKADAVMSVEGGGHEIPEDEVIETIITAHTQIQEIIKLQEGLAAGCSNTKRDYASKSVKSDLSSRVRDLATTRIRESIGMSDKKSREDYLEQVQTEVLSEILEDTPEEVDPNATKDTITILSEIEKEEMREAILTQGKRVDGRGVTDIRPISGEVALLPHTHGSALFSRGQTQALCVTTLGTSGDEDVQRGLDGEVRRSFFLHYNFPPFSTGEVKRMMGPGRREIGHGALAQKALEPVIPDKEDFHYTIRIVSEILESNASSSMATVCGATLALLDAGVPLKRPVAGIGVGLIKEGEQEAILTDMLGTEDFLGDMDFKVAGTSEGVTAIQMDIKIEGVTPELMRRAIHQAREARLSVIEQMNAVIAEPRAELSPYAPRIYSLQIAQQKIKDLIGPRGKTVQGIQEETNTTINIEDDGTVEVAATSAEDVKRAEEKIRAITAMPEIGKEYTGKVVRTAPFGAFVEILPGKDGLVHISQMGDGYVRRAEDVMQVGDEVTVRILTIDDQDRVDLTLVAAGGVPVAELNIGSDDDRGEVGSDWNASRESRDSGGRSNYRDNRDNRDNRDNRDNRDNRDYRDRRSNDSRERRGNRYDQRDNSRDFRNQRSPRIPKGRSR